The proteins below are encoded in one region of Bremerella sp. P1:
- the bcp gene encoding thioredoxin-dependent thiol peroxidase produces MAEWVEAGSKAPSFTLTADDGSKVKLSDLKGSIVVLYFYPKDDTPGCTKEACAFRDRQSELVKHGVTVLGVSPDDKDSHIKFKEKYKLNFPLLVDKDHKLADKYGAWREKNMYGKVSMGIQRSTFLIDADGKVAKVWKRVQVDGHDEKVLEEVAKLKG; encoded by the coding sequence ATGGCAGAATGGGTTGAAGCCGGCTCTAAAGCCCCCAGTTTCACATTGACGGCAGACGATGGTTCCAAAGTGAAGCTTTCGGACCTCAAGGGATCGATTGTCGTCCTCTACTTCTATCCCAAAGACGATACTCCTGGCTGCACGAAAGAAGCTTGCGCTTTTCGCGATCGCCAAAGCGAGCTGGTAAAGCACGGCGTTACGGTACTTGGGGTAAGCCCGGACGACAAAGACAGTCACATCAAGTTCAAAGAGAAGTACAAGCTCAACTTCCCTTTGCTGGTCGACAAAGACCACAAGCTGGCCGACAAGTACGGTGCCTGGCGCGAGAAGAACATGTACGGCAAGGTAAGCATGGGCATCCAGCGCAGCACGTTCCTGATCGACGCCGATGGTAAAGTGGCGAAGGTATGGAAACGTGTCCAGGTCGACGGACACGACGAGAAGGTGCTTGAAGAAGTGGCCAAGCTGAAAGGCTAG
- a CDS encoding glycosyltransferase family 4 protein — protein MHQANDSNSDPLTIAYLTAGGAGMFCGSCMRDNTVARAMHHLGHDVHLLPMYTPIRVDEEDVSEKTLFYGGINVYMEQNVPGYRFLPDLVTRWLDQEWIIRWATSRGIETSAKQLGALTLSVLKGKEGNQRKEAQRLAKWVSEHLKPQVINFSNMMIAGTAPLLKEKVDCPILVTLQGDDIFMDDLPEPYRTQCFDQIRKLVEHIDGFIVFSHYYADYMAEYFGIPRDKFHLVPLGIDLSDFPDEPRPQHDPDRPPTIGYLARMAPEKGLHVLVDAFMHLREIPGLEDAQLKIAGWAGPQQQAYLDEQFAKLKDAGHFGGCEYLGTVDRAGKLDFLQSIDVLSVPTVYREPKGLFVLEAWSAGVPVVQPDHGAFPELIAATGGGHLVRPDDPISLAEKLSEVLANREALRALGASASETVRTKFGADVAAAETIEIYRSMLARSSG, from the coding sequence ATGCATCAAGCGAACGATTCCAACTCCGATCCGCTCACCATCGCCTACCTGACCGCTGGCGGGGCAGGCATGTTTTGCGGGAGCTGCATGCGCGATAACACGGTAGCCCGGGCCATGCATCACCTGGGGCACGATGTGCATCTTCTGCCGATGTACACGCCCATTCGCGTCGACGAAGAGGACGTCAGCGAGAAGACGCTCTTCTACGGCGGCATCAATGTGTACATGGAACAGAACGTGCCTGGGTATCGGTTTCTGCCTGACCTGGTGACACGTTGGCTCGACCAGGAGTGGATCATCCGCTGGGCCACCTCCCGCGGAATCGAGACGAGCGCCAAGCAGTTGGGCGCGTTGACTCTGTCGGTCCTCAAGGGGAAAGAGGGCAACCAGCGAAAGGAAGCCCAGCGTCTGGCGAAGTGGGTTTCCGAGCATCTGAAGCCGCAGGTAATCAACTTCAGCAACATGATGATCGCCGGCACGGCGCCGCTGCTGAAGGAAAAAGTCGACTGTCCGATTCTGGTGACCCTGCAAGGGGACGACATCTTCATGGATGATCTTCCAGAGCCGTACCGAACGCAGTGCTTTGATCAGATCCGCAAGCTGGTCGAGCACATCGACGGGTTCATCGTCTTCAGCCATTACTATGCGGATTACATGGCCGAGTACTTTGGCATTCCGCGCGACAAGTTCCACCTGGTGCCGCTGGGCATCGATTTGAGTGACTTCCCAGACGAGCCCAGGCCGCAGCACGATCCGGATCGCCCGCCCACCATTGGCTATCTCGCGCGGATGGCTCCTGAGAAGGGCCTGCACGTGTTGGTCGATGCGTTCATGCACTTACGAGAGATTCCCGGCTTGGAGGACGCCCAGTTGAAGATCGCTGGTTGGGCTGGTCCTCAGCAACAGGCCTATCTCGATGAGCAGTTCGCAAAGCTGAAAGATGCGGGACACTTCGGTGGATGCGAGTACCTGGGAACGGTCGATCGAGCCGGCAAACTGGACTTTCTGCAATCGATCGACGTTCTATCGGTGCCGACGGTCTACCGCGAGCCGAAGGGGCTGTTCGTGCTGGAAGCCTGGTCGGCAGGCGTTCCGGTGGTACAGCCCGATCATGGGGCATTTCCCGAGTTGATCGCCGCGACCGGAGGTGGGCACCTGGTGCGTCCTGACGATCCAATCTCCTTGGCGGAAAAGCTGTCGGAGGTGCTCGCCAATCGAGAAGCCTTGCGAGCCCTGGGTGCGTCGGCGTCGGAAACGGTCCGTACGAAATTCGGAGCCGATGTCGCCGCGGCCGAAACGATTGAAATCTATCGTTCGATGTTGGCTCGCTCGTCCGGCTGA
- the thrS gene encoding threonine--tRNA ligase produces MLEVILPDGSKKEFDHAVTPMEVAADIGPGLAKATLAGEIDGNVVAFDTKLPDEGSVNLRLLTKKDEEALGVMRHSCAHIMARAVMRLFDGVQLAFGPTIEGGFYYDFDLEHKLSEEDFPAIEAEMKKIIKQDEPFERIERSREESLQVVKDLGQQYKIEHIETGLKDHPSMSFYQQGEFVDLCRGPHIPRPKAIGAYKILSVAGAYWKGDSNNRQLQRLYATAFFNKEDLEAHLTKIEEAKRRDHRVLGKQLDLFSINPLVGQGLILWSPKGTIIRNLLTEFVGEQLKKFEYLPVVTPNIGKVDLYKISGHYPYYKDSQFAPIHQAEDEEYLLKPMNCPHHIMIYKSRPRSYRELPYRLSEFGTVYRYEQSGELNGMTRVRGFTQDDAHIFCTDEQVEDEFRKCIQMTQYVLSSLGLTDYRVRLGFRDPDSGKYVGKEAVWDQAEEALVRVCKNMGITATAEAGEAAFYGPKADFVVNDCLGREWQLGTVQLDYNLPSAERFDLEYIGKDNQPHRPVMIHRAPFGSLERFMGVLIEHFAGAFPLWLAPEQVRILTVSQKFDEYAQKVEKELQAAGFRVSGDYRPEKIGAKIRAAQLELIPYMFIIGGREMEEEAVSVRDRIDGDLGSMKIPQAIDKLKEEMANRVVRQVFKGSSGLGTSGTATISEGY; encoded by the coding sequence ATGCTCGAGGTTATTCTTCCCGACGGATCCAAGAAAGAATTCGATCACGCAGTCACCCCGATGGAGGTCGCCGCCGACATCGGCCCCGGCCTGGCCAAAGCTACCTTGGCAGGCGAGATCGACGGTAATGTCGTTGCCTTTGATACCAAGCTGCCTGACGAAGGCAGCGTCAATCTGCGACTACTGACTAAGAAGGACGAAGAAGCCCTGGGAGTCATGCGGCATAGCTGTGCCCATATCATGGCCCGGGCCGTCATGCGGCTGTTTGATGGAGTGCAACTTGCTTTCGGGCCGACCATCGAAGGGGGCTTCTATTACGACTTCGATCTCGAGCACAAGCTTTCCGAAGAGGATTTCCCGGCCATCGAAGCCGAGATGAAGAAGATCATCAAGCAGGACGAGCCCTTCGAGCGGATCGAACGCAGCCGCGAAGAATCGCTGCAGGTCGTCAAAGACCTGGGCCAGCAGTACAAGATCGAGCACATCGAGACTGGGCTCAAAGATCACCCGTCGATGTCGTTCTACCAGCAGGGCGAGTTCGTCGACCTGTGCCGCGGCCCCCACATCCCTCGCCCCAAAGCGATCGGGGCCTACAAGATCCTTTCGGTCGCCGGCGCTTACTGGAAAGGAGATTCCAACAATCGCCAGCTTCAGCGGCTGTATGCAACCGCCTTCTTTAACAAAGAAGACCTGGAAGCGCACCTGACCAAGATCGAAGAAGCCAAGCGTCGCGACCACCGCGTGCTGGGCAAACAGTTGGATCTGTTCTCGATCAATCCGCTGGTAGGGCAGGGGCTGATCCTCTGGTCTCCCAAGGGGACCATCATCCGCAACTTGTTGACCGAGTTCGTGGGAGAACAGCTCAAGAAGTTCGAGTACCTTCCGGTCGTAACTCCCAACATCGGCAAGGTCGACTTGTACAAGATCTCGGGGCACTATCCTTACTACAAGGACAGCCAGTTCGCGCCCATTCATCAGGCAGAAGACGAGGAATACCTCCTCAAGCCAATGAATTGCCCGCACCACATCATGATCTACAAGTCGCGGCCGCGTAGTTACCGGGAACTGCCGTACCGCTTGTCAGAGTTCGGTACCGTCTATCGCTACGAGCAGTCCGGCGAGTTGAACGGGATGACTCGCGTTCGTGGGTTTACCCAGGACGACGCCCACATCTTCTGCACCGACGAGCAAGTCGAAGACGAGTTCCGCAAGTGCATCCAGATGACTCAGTACGTGCTGAGCAGCCTGGGCCTGACCGACTACCGTGTGCGATTGGGTTTCCGTGATCCCGATAGCGGCAAGTACGTCGGTAAAGAAGCGGTCTGGGATCAGGCCGAAGAGGCATTGGTCCGCGTCTGTAAGAATATGGGCATCACCGCGACTGCCGAAGCGGGCGAAGCTGCGTTCTATGGACCGAAGGCCGACTTCGTGGTCAACGACTGTCTGGGCCGTGAATGGCAACTGGGTACCGTCCAGTTGGACTACAACCTGCCGAGTGCCGAGCGCTTCGATCTGGAGTACATCGGCAAGGACAACCAGCCGCACCGACCGGTCATGATTCACCGTGCTCCGTTTGGCTCGCTGGAACGCTTCATGGGCGTGCTGATCGAGCACTTCGCCGGGGCGTTTCCGCTGTGGCTTGCCCCCGAGCAGGTTCGTATCCTGACCGTCAGCCAGAAGTTTGACGAGTATGCCCAGAAGGTCGAGAAAGAACTGCAAGCTGCCGGCTTCCGAGTCAGTGGCGACTACCGACCTGAAAAGATCGGCGCCAAGATTCGTGCCGCTCAGTTGGAACTGATCCCTTACATGTTCATCATCGGGGGTCGTGAAATGGAAGAAGAAGCCGTTTCGGTCCGCGACCGGATCGATGGCGACTTGGGTTCCATGAAGATCCCCCAGGCAATCGACAAGCTAAAGGAAGAAATGGCCAATCGTGTGGTTCGCCAAGTCTTCAAAGGATCGTCCGGGCTCGGTACCTCCGGAACCGCCACCATCAGCGAAGGCTATTAA
- the rplT gene encoding 50S ribosomal protein L20, whose protein sequence is MRTTYGKARHKAKKRLFKKAKGNRGGRGNLLRTVKETLVRAGVYAYRDRKVRKREFRKLWIIRLNAAARERGLRYSEFIYGLKKAGITLDRKVLSEMAIHDPGAFDAVAEEVKAALAA, encoded by the coding sequence ATGAGAACTACTTACGGCAAGGCACGCCATAAGGCCAAGAAGCGTCTTTTTAAGAAGGCCAAGGGTAATCGCGGTGGACGTGGTAATCTGCTGCGTACCGTTAAGGAAACCCTGGTCCGTGCTGGCGTATATGCCTATCGCGACCGTAAGGTCCGCAAGCGTGAGTTCCGCAAGCTCTGGATCATCCGTCTCAACGCCGCCGCTCGCGAACGTGGCCTGCGTTACAGCGAATTCATCTACGGCCTGAAGAAGGCTGGTATCACCTTGGATCGAAAGGTTCTGTCGGAAATGGCAATCCACGATCCAGGTGCATTCGACGCCGTGGCGGAAGAAGTCAAGGCTGCCCTGGCTGCCTAA
- a CDS encoding glycosyltransferase, giving the protein MKSSVIITTHNRSFYLDKVLYGYLHQVVKPHQVVIADDGSTDDTPEIVQKYQQQADFPIIHAWQPFGGMPQISKARNAATRECTGDYLIYTDGDCIPGPMFVSDHQKLAKPGFFMQGRRNFLNYKAFDTFKGTENTWQLFKHWLNGGLTKLHLLVHIPGFAVRSRGMKGIRACNLAAWRCDVEAINGWNEEFVGFWREDSEFVTRLMRTGVKRRNARYSAIVFHMEHEKFFNQEDFDRNNALWEKSKTGPIYIEKGMMPPPRLQPITSENTAPTTSIRKAA; this is encoded by the coding sequence ATGAAATCTTCGGTCATCATCACTACGCACAATCGGTCGTTTTATCTCGATAAGGTGCTGTACGGCTATCTGCATCAAGTCGTCAAGCCACACCAGGTTGTGATCGCGGACGACGGATCGACGGACGATACGCCTGAGATTGTTCAGAAGTATCAACAACAGGCCGACTTCCCAATCATTCATGCCTGGCAACCCTTTGGCGGAATGCCTCAGATCAGTAAGGCTCGCAACGCGGCAACGCGTGAATGCACCGGCGATTACCTGATCTACACAGACGGCGACTGTATTCCTGGACCGATGTTCGTTTCCGACCATCAGAAGCTGGCCAAGCCTGGCTTCTTCATGCAAGGTCGCCGGAACTTCCTGAATTACAAAGCGTTCGATACCTTCAAAGGCACCGAGAACACCTGGCAGCTCTTCAAGCATTGGCTCAATGGTGGACTCACCAAGCTTCACCTGTTGGTTCACATTCCCGGATTTGCCGTTCGCAGCCGTGGCATGAAAGGAATCCGGGCTTGCAACCTCGCCGCATGGCGATGCGACGTCGAGGCCATCAATGGCTGGAACGAAGAGTTCGTCGGCTTCTGGCGTGAAGACAGCGAGTTCGTTACGCGCCTGATGCGAACCGGCGTCAAGCGTCGCAACGCACGCTATTCGGCGATCGTGTTTCACATGGAGCACGAGAAATTCTTCAACCAGGAAGACTTCGACCGCAACAACGCTCTGTGGGAAAAGTCGAAGACAGGCCCGATTTACATTGAGAAGGGGATGATGCCACCGCCCCGCCTGCAGCCGATTACCTCGGAAAACACTGCCCCGACTACGTCTATCAGAAAGGCTGCGTAG
- the infC gene encoding translation initiation factor IF-3, with translation MALRNTSRDRDRDQNRDQTRINDRIRISPIRVISAEGEQLGVLPTDEALSIAREAGLDLVEVAPGAKPPVCRIMDYGKYKYQQSKKQHKNQSHHTKTKEIRLRPKTGDHDIEFKVKQAISFLKHKDKVQVSIQFKGREMAHVEEGHRVMAQVIELLSEVGKVESPPKQMGRRIMATVSPKAG, from the coding sequence ATCGCCCTGCGAAATACGTCTCGCGATCGAGACCGCGATCAAAATCGCGACCAGACTCGAATCAACGATCGCATTAGAATCTCGCCCATTCGAGTCATTTCTGCTGAAGGAGAACAGTTAGGCGTTCTGCCCACTGACGAAGCCTTGTCCATTGCTCGAGAAGCAGGACTGGATCTTGTCGAAGTTGCTCCTGGCGCTAAACCGCCGGTGTGCCGCATCATGGACTACGGCAAGTACAAGTACCAACAAAGCAAGAAGCAACATAAGAACCAGTCGCATCACACCAAGACGAAGGAAATTCGTCTGCGTCCTAAGACGGGCGACCACGATATCGAGTTCAAGGTCAAGCAAGCGATTAGCTTCTTGAAGCACAAAGACAAAGTCCAAGTCTCGATCCAGTTCAAGGGTCGCGAAATGGCTCACGTCGAAGAAGGTCATCGCGTCATGGCCCAAGTGATCGAACTTCTCTCGGAAGTTGGGAAGGTCGAATCACCACCGAAACAAATGGGACGCCGAATCATGGCGACCGTTTCTCCGAAAGCTGGCTAG
- a CDS encoding SlyX family protein yields the protein MPEENVVERITSLEEKHAHQERIIADLNEVILDQQKRITRLESLLRRADDRIERLSVAIEQPRSAADERPPHY from the coding sequence ATGCCAGAAGAAAACGTTGTCGAAAGAATTACATCACTTGAAGAAAAACACGCCCACCAAGAGCGCATTATTGCGGATCTGAACGAGGTCATTCTGGATCAACAGAAGCGAATCACGCGATTAGAGTCTTTGCTGCGCCGGGCCGATGACCGGATCGAACGATTGAGTGTCGCGATTGAACAACCGCGGTCCGCGGCGGACGAGCGTCCACCCCACTATTAA
- the rpmI gene encoding 50S ribosomal protein L35: MMPKMKTHKGTKKRFRITGKGKIKHRQCGTSHLANRMSHKRKRNLRGTTVLAEAESVALREALGKYSY, encoded by the coding sequence ATCATGCCTAAGATGAAGACCCACAAGGGTACCAAGAAGCGCTTCCGCATCACCGGGAAGGGCAAGATCAAGCACCGTCAGTGCGGCACGAGCCACTTGGCTAACCGCATGAGCCACAAGCGGAAGCGAAACCTCCGCGGCACAACCGTTTTGGCCGAAGCCGAATCGGTGGCTCTGCGTGAAGCTTTGGGCAAGTACAGCTACTAG